A genomic window from Streptomyces sp. NBC_01429 includes:
- a CDS encoding carbohydrate ABC transporter permease, translating to MTALAAPPTPPTEPAGDTDRPKPPGRRSRAGRTQHGGKLSYVILAVALLFSAFPFYWTIVAASRSNADLAKVPPSLLPGPNLIGNFEAVLEQADIGKALLNSLIVSGSITVGTVLCCTLAGFAFAKLRFRGRGALLAITIGTMMIPPQLGVIPLFMLIAELQWVNQLQAVILPGLVSAFGVFFMRQYLVQSLPDELIEAARVDGASTARIFWSIVVPIARPGMAVLGMLTFMAAWNDFFWPIIALSSQNPTVQVALRQLGGGYVHDQSVIMAGTLLGTLPVLLVFGLLGRQIVGGIMQGAVKG from the coding sequence ATGACCGCGCTCGCCGCACCGCCGACCCCGCCCACCGAGCCCGCCGGGGACACGGACCGGCCGAAGCCGCCCGGCCGCCGGAGCCGGGCCGGGCGCACCCAGCACGGCGGGAAGCTCTCGTATGTGATCCTGGCCGTCGCGCTGCTGTTCTCCGCGTTCCCGTTCTACTGGACGATCGTGGCGGCCAGCCGCTCCAACGCCGATCTGGCGAAGGTGCCGCCGAGTCTGCTGCCGGGACCGAACCTGATCGGCAACTTCGAGGCGGTGCTCGAACAGGCCGATATCGGCAAGGCGTTGCTCAACTCGCTGATCGTGTCGGGCTCGATCACGGTGGGTACGGTGCTGTGCTGCACCCTGGCCGGGTTCGCCTTCGCCAAGCTGCGCTTCCGGGGCCGGGGCGCGCTCCTCGCCATCACCATCGGCACCATGATGATCCCGCCGCAGCTCGGGGTCATTCCGCTGTTCATGCTGATCGCGGAGCTCCAGTGGGTGAACCAGCTCCAGGCCGTCATCCTGCCCGGACTGGTCTCCGCCTTCGGGGTGTTCTTCATGCGGCAGTACCTGGTGCAGTCGCTGCCGGACGAGCTGATCGAGGCGGCGCGGGTGGACGGCGCCTCCACCGCGCGGATCTTCTGGTCGATCGTGGTGCCCATCGCCCGCCCGGGGATGGCCGTACTGGGCATGCTCACCTTCATGGCCGCGTGGAACGACTTCTTCTGGCCGATCATCGCGCTCTCCTCGCAGAACCCGACCGTTCAGGTGGCGCTGCGCCAGCTCGGCGGCGGCTATGTGCACGACCAGTCCGTGATCATGGCGGGCACGCTGCTCGGCACGCTGCCGGTACTGCTGGTCTTCGGGCTGCTCGGACGGCAGATCGTCGGCGGCATCATGCAGGGCGCCGTCAAGGGCTGA
- a CDS encoding GH1 family beta-glucosidase, with protein sequence MTAVDARSPIATELRFPRGFRWGTATAAYQIEGAAAEDGRTPSIWDTFSRVPGRVRNGDTGDIAADHYHRLDEDIALLKELGVTDYRFSVAWPRVQPTGRGPAVQRGLDFYRRLVDGLLAADITPVATLYHWDLPQELEDAGGWPQRETAQRFAEYARITAEALGDRVTTWTTLNEPWCAAFLGYASGVHAPGRTDPAAALRAAHHFNLAHGLATRALRETLPAKAEVSLTLNLHSLRPLTDSAADLDAVRRIDAVGNRIFLDPVFHGRLPEDLVEDTASVTDWSFVRDGDLETISAPIDSLGINYYSPTVVAAASPGEPAGDTEEASPWPGAEGRVRFLPAPGPRTAMDWPVDADGLYELLTRLRDELPGTPLMVTENGAAYDDYADPSGAVHDPERVEYLRGHLTAVHRAIGDGAPVRGYFLWSLLDNFEWAYGYSKRFGIVHVDFATQRRTVKDSARWYAEVVGRGGLGLG encoded by the coding sequence ATGACCGCTGTCGACGCACGTTCCCCGATCGCCACGGAGCTGCGCTTCCCGCGCGGTTTCCGCTGGGGGACCGCCACCGCCGCGTACCAGATCGAGGGCGCCGCCGCCGAGGACGGCCGTACCCCGTCCATCTGGGACACCTTCAGCCGCGTCCCCGGCCGGGTGCGCAACGGTGACACCGGCGACATCGCCGCCGACCACTACCACCGGCTGGACGAGGACATCGCGCTGCTCAAGGAGCTGGGCGTCACGGACTACCGCTTCTCGGTGGCCTGGCCGCGGGTCCAGCCGACGGGACGCGGACCGGCCGTGCAGCGGGGGCTGGACTTCTACCGGCGGCTGGTGGACGGGCTGCTCGCGGCGGACATCACGCCGGTCGCCACCCTCTACCACTGGGATCTGCCCCAGGAGCTGGAAGACGCGGGCGGCTGGCCGCAGCGCGAGACGGCGCAGCGGTTCGCCGAGTACGCGCGGATCACGGCCGAGGCGCTGGGCGACCGGGTGACGACGTGGACCACGCTCAACGAGCCCTGGTGCGCGGCGTTCCTCGGGTACGCGTCCGGCGTGCACGCCCCGGGCCGCACCGACCCGGCCGCCGCGCTGCGCGCCGCGCACCACTTCAATCTGGCGCACGGTCTGGCCACCCGGGCGCTGCGCGAGACGCTGCCGGCGAAGGCCGAGGTCTCGCTGACCCTGAATCTGCACTCGCTGCGTCCGCTGACGGACTCGGCGGCGGACCTGGACGCGGTGCGCAGGATCGACGCGGTGGGGAACCGGATCTTCCTCGATCCGGTGTTCCACGGGCGGCTGCCGGAGGACCTGGTCGAGGACACCGCCTCGGTGACGGACTGGTCGTTCGTGCGGGACGGCGATCTGGAGACGATCTCGGCGCCCATCGACTCGCTGGGGATCAACTACTACTCCCCCACGGTCGTCGCGGCGGCCTCCCCCGGCGAGCCCGCCGGGGACACGGAGGAGGCGTCGCCGTGGCCGGGCGCGGAGGGCCGCGTGCGCTTCCTCCCCGCGCCGGGTCCGCGCACCGCGATGGACTGGCCGGTCGACGCGGACGGGCTGTACGAGCTGCTGACGCGGCTGCGCGACGAGCTGCCCGGCACCCCGCTGATGGTCACGGAGAACGGGGCCGCTTACGACGACTACGCCGACCCGTCCGGCGCGGTCCACGACCCGGAGCGGGTGGAGTATCTGCGCGGGCATCTGACCGCCGTCCACCGGGCGATCGGCGACGGCGCGCCGGTGCGCGGCTATTTCCTGTGGTCGCTGCTGGACAACTTCGAGTGGGCGTACGGGTACAGCAAGCGGTTCGGCATCGTGCACGTCGACTTCGCGACGCAGCGCCGCACGGTCAAGGACAGCGCGCGCTGGTACGCGGAGGTCGTCGGCCGCGGCGGTCTCGGTCTCGGCTGA